A single Altererythrobacter sp. BO-6 DNA region contains:
- a CDS encoding LysR family transcriptional regulator has translation MEITLRQLTYLTRLHEKGSFTAAADALGITQPALSIAISQLEEALGVPMVERGTRPVALTEAGELMTACAQRVVREIKQAREEVSAMESGRIGRLDICMSPSATGTVISDVLSRMVEEFPQLEIHISHGVLPAAAERLHNGEIAVLVGASVDGLRDSALHFTPLLDVAMVAVAGPGHPLAKKLDVSLEDLTRHPWIQIGDINANLPEWSRTFARARLSPPRIAVDIRNLALVRDMLHRGKLLTVLPKPMVQADLDAGLLHSVTPPEINWRLTINAITSTIKRPPASVRIFLERLDERLAEASH, from the coding sequence ATGGAAATCACGCTGCGTCAGCTGACCTATCTGACGCGATTGCATGAAAAAGGGTCTTTCACTGCCGCCGCCGATGCGCTCGGCATCACCCAGCCCGCCTTGAGCATCGCGATTTCGCAGCTGGAAGAGGCACTGGGCGTACCCATGGTCGAACGCGGCACCAGGCCCGTGGCGCTGACTGAAGCGGGCGAACTGATGACGGCCTGTGCGCAGCGAGTCGTGCGTGAAATAAAGCAAGCCCGCGAAGAGGTCAGCGCGATGGAAAGCGGCCGCATCGGTCGGCTCGATATCTGCATGTCACCCAGCGCCACTGGAACTGTGATCAGCGACGTGCTGAGCCGGATGGTGGAGGAATTCCCGCAGCTGGAGATCCACATTTCGCACGGGGTGCTGCCGGCTGCGGCGGAGCGGCTTCATAATGGCGAGATAGCCGTGCTGGTGGGGGCATCGGTCGATGGCCTGCGCGACTCGGCGCTCCATTTCACGCCGCTGCTTGATGTCGCCATGGTTGCTGTCGCCGGCCCCGGTCATCCCCTGGCCAAGAAGCTGGATGTTTCGCTGGAAGACCTGACCCGGCATCCGTGGATCCAGATCGGCGACATCAATGCCAACTTGCCCGAATGGAGCAGAACCTTTGCCCGCGCCCGCCTTTCGCCGCCGCGCATCGCGGTCGATATCCGCAACCTGGCGCTGGTGCGCGACATGCTGCACCGAGGCAAGCTGTTGACGGTGCTGCCCAAGCCGATGGTGCAGGCCGATCTCGACGCCGGGCTGCTACACTCGGTAACGCCGCCGGAAATCAACTGGCGGCTGACCATCAACGCGATCACTTCCACGATCAAGCGCCCGCCTGCCAGCGTGCGGATATTCCTGGAGCGGCTTGATGAGCGACTAGCCGAGGCAAGCCATTAA
- a CDS encoding MFS transporter encodes MTSTEPSGSDAWPSLSRSWAMVVLLTIAYIFSFVDRYILGLLIEPIKADLSLSDEQIGWLIGWAFAIFYATMGLPLGWLVDRKRRTWIVAAGIAVWSLATAASGLASKFWHLFLARMAVGAGEATLSPAAFSMIADSFPPDRRGKPIAFYSAALTLGAGLASLIGSAVISWAKRHDTVAVPLLGEMAPWQATFIAVGLPGVTLALVFLFLREPARRASEAEADKLAGNGLRDALQYVAANGRLFGGFVALVCVMTIIAYSQAFLPSTFNRIWGWEVEYYALVNGLVMLVIGPLSVMGTGYLSDRWSQKGLRIAPFRLLMIGYGVMLASGVLPYFMPSAPLAYTMLAINTVGIAMVSAVGVTALLMITPASIRGQMVALYYMVVSMAGLLLGPTTVGTLSTRLLGEENIHYALAAIPVIYGIVPALLLPGTYRLYKLHVEQHRHDQGP; translated from the coding sequence ATGACCAGTACCGAGCCTAGCGGCAGCGACGCATGGCCCTCCCTATCACGTTCGTGGGCCATGGTCGTACTGCTGACGATTGCCTATATTTTCAGCTTCGTCGATCGCTATATCCTTGGCCTGCTGATCGAGCCGATCAAGGCGGATCTGTCGCTGAGCGACGAGCAGATCGGCTGGCTGATCGGCTGGGCCTTCGCGATTTTCTATGCGACGATGGGGCTTCCGCTGGGGTGGCTGGTCGATCGCAAGCGGCGCACATGGATCGTTGCGGCGGGGATCGCGGTGTGGTCGCTGGCGACTGCGGCATCGGGACTGGCAAGCAAGTTCTGGCACCTCTTTCTGGCCCGAATGGCGGTGGGCGCAGGAGAGGCAACACTCAGCCCGGCGGCCTTTTCGATGATCGCCGACAGCTTTCCGCCTGACCGGCGGGGCAAGCCGATCGCCTTTTATTCCGCCGCCCTGACGCTGGGCGCTGGGCTCGCATCGCTGATCGGCAGCGCGGTGATCTCGTGGGCGAAACGTCACGACACGGTTGCAGTCCCGCTGTTGGGTGAAATGGCGCCATGGCAGGCAACCTTCATCGCTGTCGGATTGCCCGGCGTTACCCTGGCGCTTGTCTTCCTGTTCCTGCGTGAACCGGCGCGCCGCGCGAGCGAAGCTGAGGCTGACAAGCTGGCCGGCAACGGCCTGCGCGATGCGCTGCAGTATGTGGCTGCCAACGGGCGGCTGTTCGGCGGATTCGTCGCGCTGGTCTGCGTGATGACGATCATCGCCTATAGCCAGGCTTTCCTGCCCTCCACCTTTAACCGGATCTGGGGCTGGGAAGTGGAGTATTACGCTTTGGTCAACGGGCTTGTCATGCTGGTGATCGGACCATTGTCAGTGATGGGAACAGGCTATTTGTCCGACCGGTGGAGCCAGAAAGGGCTGCGCATCGCGCCGTTTCGACTGCTGATGATTGGCTACGGCGTCATGCTGGCCAGCGGGGTACTGCCCTATTTCATGCCCAGCGCACCGCTCGCCTACACCATGCTGGCGATCAATACCGTTGGCATTGCCATGGTATCCGCAGTCGGCGTCACAGCCTTGCTGATGATAACGCCGGCATCGATCCGCGGGCAAATGGTCGCGCTCTATTACATGGTGGTGAGCATGGCGGGGCTGCTGCTTGGCCCGACCACCGTAGGCACCCTGTCCACCCGCCTGCTGGGCGAGGAAAACATCCATTATGCGCTCGCCGCCATTCCGGTGATTTACGGGATTGTGCCCGCGCTACTGCTGCCCGGCACATATCGCCTCTATAAGCTGCATGTCGAACAACATAGGCATGACCAAGGGCCTTGA
- a CDS encoding VOC family protein: MAVTNPECAPVRFQRANFVVANLDRALSFYVDVLGFEVTYRQGHNPDSYSIDLFEIPAGAQLGFAILSLPGQPRVMALTEIAGIDLPPSQHPRRAALVLEAGDPDQVAASARELGLQVYPAEVLHTHDGRTGREIGIVDFDDNLVLVYRIG, from the coding sequence ATGGCTGTGACGAATCCCGAATGCGCGCCGGTCCGGTTCCAGCGGGCCAATTTCGTGGTCGCTAACCTTGATCGTGCGTTGTCATTCTATGTCGATGTACTGGGGTTCGAGGTGACCTATCGCCAGGGCCACAATCCCGATAGCTATTCGATCGACTTGTTCGAAATCCCTGCTGGCGCGCAACTGGGTTTCGCAATCCTGTCGCTGCCAGGCCAGCCGCGGGTGATGGCACTCACCGAAATTGCCGGGATCGACCTGCCACCGTCGCAACACCCGCGGCGTGCAGCGCTGGTGCTCGAAGCGGGTGATCCGGATCAGGTCGCAGCGAGCGCGCGCGAGCTTGGGCTGCAAGTCTATCCCGCTGAAGTACTTCATACTCATGACGGGCGCACCGGCCGGGAGATCGGCATTGTCGATTTCGATGACA
- a CDS encoding NADP-dependent oxidoreductase → MGTVTELDRFDVLSAREVDDAVNCQWRIARRPQGNVRPEDFSWHVTDVPEPGPGEVLLKTLYLGLAPVMRFYMQGTARTGDDILQPGDLIHGRGVAQIVKSRHPQWREGEVVQGQMGWQTWKVSRMTPQEKFFRMPNNGLPAALGAGVLGMTGLSAHAGLFACGQPRAGDRMVLSGAAGGVGSMVSQLAANVAGCDVVGLAGGPDKCRFVLQHGCSAAIDYKAEAVAARLDELRPDGIDLYFDNVGGEILSACLERLRMHARIVLCGSISEYTRDEPFGLANYTRLRATDSSMRGFFVYNHLDRWEQVMEDLAGWIRGGKLKPVQDIANGFAEMPRALANLYYGQNVGVQCCSVRGEPGEWL, encoded by the coding sequence ATGGGTACAGTGACCGAGCTGGACCGGTTCGATGTGCTTTCCGCCCGCGAAGTCGATGATGCGGTGAATTGCCAGTGGCGCATCGCGCGCCGGCCGCAAGGCAACGTTCGGCCCGAGGATTTTTCGTGGCATGTTACGGATGTACCGGAACCTGGGCCCGGCGAAGTCCTCTTGAAGACTCTCTATCTGGGGCTCGCGCCCGTGATGCGCTTCTATATGCAGGGCACCGCCCGGACCGGGGATGACATCCTCCAGCCCGGCGACTTGATCCATGGACGCGGCGTTGCCCAGATCGTGAAGTCGCGCCATCCGCAATGGCGTGAAGGCGAAGTGGTGCAGGGACAAATGGGCTGGCAGACCTGGAAAGTCAGCCGGATGACGCCGCAGGAAAAGTTCTTCCGTATGCCCAACAATGGCCTGCCCGCCGCGCTGGGTGCAGGCGTGTTGGGCATGACCGGCCTTTCCGCGCATGCCGGGCTATTCGCCTGTGGCCAGCCCCGGGCAGGGGACCGGATGGTCCTGTCCGGCGCGGCAGGCGGGGTTGGTTCGATGGTCAGCCAGCTCGCAGCGAATGTGGCCGGTTGTGACGTGGTCGGGCTGGCCGGCGGGCCCGACAAATGCCGTTTCGTCCTGCAGCACGGCTGCTCTGCCGCGATCGACTATAAGGCCGAAGCTGTCGCCGCCCGGCTTGACGAATTGCGACCGGATGGGATCGACCTCTATTTCGACAATGTCGGTGGCGAGATACTTTCCGCCTGCCTCGAACGGCTGCGGATGCATGCGCGGATCGTGCTGTGCGGGTCGATCAGCGAATATACCCGGGACGAGCCATTCGGCCTGGCGAACTATACCCGGCTGCGTGCAACCGACAGCAGCATGCGCGGCTTCTTCGTTTACAACCATCTCGATCGCTGGGAACAGGTGATGGAAGATCTTGCCGGCTGGATCAGGGGCGGCAAGTTGAAGCCTGTTCAGGATATCGCCAACGGGTTTGCCGAGATGCCGCGCGCGCTCGCAAACCTTTATTATGGGCAGAATGTCGGGGTCCAGTGCTGCAGCGTGCGCGGGGAGCCGGGCGAATGGCTGTGA
- a CDS encoding VOC family protein: MLRRATLVVHDIDASVAFYEAIGFERWYVGKGGTVSGEGLPIDGVKPGDPSQLIIMKGKHPYIGMIGLLQYGAKRPLPEVGRMTPGDAIMMIETTGLAAISGKLAQEGYRIHKPLETTHIESVDSEWDASFLMVFDPDGNMVELTERHN, encoded by the coding sequence GTGCTGCGGCGTGCCACGCTGGTCGTGCATGATATCGATGCCTCGGTTGCCTTCTACGAAGCGATCGGGTTCGAGCGCTGGTATGTCGGCAAAGGCGGCACGGTTTCGGGAGAGGGATTGCCGATCGACGGCGTCAAACCCGGCGACCCAAGTCAGCTGATCATCATGAAAGGCAAGCACCCCTACATCGGGATGATCGGGTTGCTGCAATATGGCGCAAAGCGTCCATTGCCCGAAGTCGGGCGCATGACACCGGGGGATGCGATCATGATGATCGAGACCACCGGGCTTGCCGCGATCTCCGGAAAGCTTGCACAGGAGGGCTATCGCATCCACAAACCGCTGGAGACGACGCATATCGAAAGCGTCGACAGCGAGTGGGATGCAAGCTTCCTGATGGTATTCGACCCTGACGGCAATATGGTGGAACTGACCGAGAGGCACAATTGA
- a CDS encoding cytochrome b — MPLGNSADKWGALSKWLHWLIALLIIGTSVLIWHVNDSTYWFKSTAPIFLEYVHWHKAFGLLALVLILVRLWWRRRNPPPQVAELTPFEERWSKRVHAAFYILMVIVPISGWVSSSFFGSPTKVFGWFVVPGIVPENKDMVPFAYWAHFGLAWALMLLVVGHIGGALYHHFVRKDRVLTAMLPERG; from the coding sequence ATGCCGCTCGGAAATAGCGCCGACAAATGGGGCGCGCTCAGCAAGTGGTTACACTGGCTGATCGCGCTCCTGATCATCGGCACATCGGTGCTGATCTGGCACGTCAATGACAGCACCTATTGGTTCAAGTCGACCGCGCCGATTTTCCTGGAATATGTCCATTGGCACAAGGCGTTCGGTCTGTTGGCGCTGGTGCTGATCCTGGTGCGGCTGTGGTGGCGACGCCGCAACCCGCCGCCGCAGGTTGCCGAGCTGACCCCGTTCGAGGAGCGCTGGAGCAAACGGGTGCACGCCGCTTTTTATATTCTGATGGTGATTGTGCCGATCAGCGGTTGGGTCAGCTCCAGCTTCTTCGGCAGCCCAACCAAGGTATTCGGCTGGTTCGTGGTCCCGGGCATCGTGCCGGAAAACAAGGACATGGTGCCGTTCGCCTATTGGGCGCATTTCGGCCTGGCCTGGGCGCTGATGCTGTTGGTGGTTGGGCACATCGGCGGTGCGCTCTACCACCACTTCGTGCGCAAGGACCGGGTGCTTACGGCCATGTTGCCTGAGCGCGGCTAG
- a CDS encoding DUF1838 family protein, with protein MLRHRFVAMCLPLAAGLLAVPTMAEPLDQDDPQDALKIMRKAICSLNDGETVIYWWQGSMFSRVEGERDRKLFGLQGMNIRQCATVRDPQRGEGFRSVSREIMIHLDPETGEVRDSWTNPWTGEELEVIHVANDPVNMRAPIFARRADGKPLTTDYLVINGRAISTGNAPLFYKNPLGGDYQDWVGGSYHAMEMGNEFFYADDLFDGDKPTVAHHSISWSRTSRWLPWMKMGDRNGIVYTATVGGRANSIDELPEPLRTTLRERYPLYAAPPPLDDKRPNETSWEVFKKLMETRKQGGEK; from the coding sequence ATGCTTCGACACCGATTTGTCGCAATGTGCCTGCCGTTAGCTGCTGGCTTGCTTGCTGTGCCGACGATGGCGGAACCACTCGACCAGGACGATCCGCAAGACGCGCTCAAGATCATGCGCAAGGCGATCTGTTCGCTCAATGATGGCGAGACTGTGATATATTGGTGGCAAGGCTCGATGTTCAGCCGCGTCGAGGGTGAGCGCGATCGCAAGCTGTTTGGCCTTCAGGGCATGAACATCCGCCAATGCGCGACCGTGCGCGATCCACAGCGAGGCGAGGGGTTTCGCAGCGTCAGCCGCGAGATCATGATCCATCTCGACCCCGAAACCGGCGAAGTGCGCGACAGCTGGACCAATCCATGGACCGGCGAGGAACTGGAAGTGATCCATGTCGCCAATGATCCGGTGAACATGCGCGCGCCGATTTTCGCCCGCCGCGCCGATGGAAAGCCGCTGACAACAGATTACCTCGTCATCAACGGCCGGGCGATCAGCACCGGCAATGCCCCGCTGTTCTACAAGAATCCGCTGGGCGGCGACTACCAGGACTGGGTCGGCGGCAGCTATCACGCGATGGAGATGGGCAACGAGTTCTTCTACGCCGATGACCTGTTCGACGGTGACAAGCCGACCGTGGCGCATCATTCGATCAGCTGGTCACGCACGTCACGCTGGCTGCCGTGGATGAAAATGGGTGACCGCAACGGGATCGTCTACACCGCGACCGTCGGCGGGCGTGCGAACTCGATCGACGAGTTGCCCGAACCTTTGCGGACGACCTTGCGCGAACGCTATCCGCTCTATGCTGCCCCGCCGCCGCTTGATGACAAGCGTCCCAACGAAACCAGCTGGGAAGTGTTCAAGAAGCTGATGGAAACCCGCAAGCAAGGGGGCGAGAAATGA
- a CDS encoding DUF1838 family protein, with protein MIRTIATAAAAGALIASPLAADELDPNNADDAFRMSTKMFCSLETEDPTVYYWEGTVYSVIRGEKDRHLFDVIAMNTRQCEAFEDPVRGVGSRSVSREVMFYLDPETGEILRQWNNPWTGETVEVLHVANDPVNSRRPSWSRDEKGEPTAKFDPIVMGEYAYQGGGAALLFYDNPLAGDYQDYVGNKYQAAEFLTWTAPLADIKDGDTPHVVDNVISWGRISRWLPWMKMGGREGVLVFYTGGLRLNTWDEMPDKMKNEIRTNYPAYVAPPPVDDDRPNDTSWTVAKRAIDAARAAKEPAGSE; from the coding sequence ATGATCCGCACTATTGCAACTGCAGCCGCGGCAGGTGCCCTTATCGCCAGCCCCCTCGCTGCCGATGAGCTGGATCCGAACAACGCGGATGACGCATTCCGCATGAGCACCAAGATGTTCTGCTCGCTCGAGACGGAAGATCCGACCGTCTATTACTGGGAGGGGACGGTCTATTCGGTGATCCGCGGCGAAAAGGACCGCCACCTGTTCGACGTGATCGCCATGAACACGCGGCAATGCGAAGCCTTTGAAGACCCGGTGCGCGGTGTGGGCTCGCGATCCGTCAGCCGCGAGGTGATGTTCTACCTCGATCCGGAAACCGGCGAAATCCTGCGCCAATGGAACAATCCGTGGACTGGTGAAACGGTGGAAGTGCTGCATGTCGCCAACGATCCGGTGAATTCGCGCAGACCCAGCTGGTCGCGCGACGAGAAGGGCGAGCCAACAGCGAAGTTCGATCCGATCGTCATGGGCGAGTATGCCTATCAGGGCGGCGGCGCGGCACTGCTGTTCTATGACAATCCGCTGGCGGGCGACTACCAGGATTACGTCGGCAACAAGTACCAGGCGGCCGAATTCCTGACCTGGACCGCGCCCCTTGCCGATATCAAGGACGGCGATACGCCGCATGTGGTCGACAATGTCATTTCCTGGGGCCGGATTTCGCGCTGGCTGCCGTGGATGAAGATGGGCGGGCGTGAAGGCGTGCTGGTTTTCTATACCGGCGGCCTGAGGCTCAACACCTGGGACGAAATGCCGGACAAGATGAAGAACGAAATCCGCACGAATTACCCGGCCTATGTTGCGCCGCCTCCGGTCGACGACGATCGACCCAACGACACGAGCTGGACCGTTGCCAAGCGTGCGATCGATGCCGCGCGCGCCGCCAAAGAGCCAGCGGGAAGCGAATGA
- a CDS encoding alpha/beta fold hydrolase: MIGRRRVLAGLGLAGAFATFTPARALPDPPNPAMRRQYVDGAFGQIHLRIADPSGASATANTLVLLHQTALSGRMFERFMPYLARQRRVIAVDTPGYGESDRPSVRPNLAGYADAITEAIQAVAGERFDVLGYHTGAAIAADMAARREEVAKCVLVSMPYFSAERRDELIAMIGNPDDPIEDYAEDGSHLLPLWQGSFRARADGQSNDDIARLVAEKQRAGRFGAWALLSALEASLAATLASIEKPVLVLAPHDGLQAESRAAASAIRDAALIELPDHAYGLFDVAPAIVAAPVLAFLDR; encoded by the coding sequence TTGATCGGCAGGCGGCGCGTGCTCGCTGGCCTTGGCCTGGCTGGCGCATTCGCGACTTTCACACCGGCTCGCGCCCTGCCCGATCCGCCCAATCCGGCGATGCGCCGACAGTATGTCGATGGCGCTTTCGGCCAGATCCATCTGCGGATTGCCGATCCGTCGGGCGCCTCGGCGACGGCAAACACGCTGGTCCTGCTGCACCAGACCGCGTTGTCAGGCCGGATGTTCGAGCGGTTCATGCCTTACCTTGCTCGGCAGCGTCGGGTGATAGCGGTCGACACGCCCGGATATGGCGAGTCGGACCGTCCTTCGGTTCGCCCCAACCTGGCCGGTTATGCTGACGCCATTACCGAGGCGATACAGGCGGTTGCCGGTGAGCGCTTCGATGTGCTGGGCTATCATACCGGCGCCGCGATTGCGGCTGACATGGCGGCAAGGCGGGAAGAGGTGGCGAAGTGCGTCCTCGTTTCCATGCCCTATTTCTCGGCCGAGCGACGCGACGAGCTCATCGCGATGATCGGCAATCCCGATGATCCGATCGAAGACTATGCCGAAGACGGGTCACACCTGTTGCCGCTGTGGCAAGGCTCGTTCCGCGCGCGGGCCGATGGCCAGTCGAATGACGACATTGCCCGGCTGGTTGCCGAAAAGCAGCGCGCCGGGCGGTTTGGTGCATGGGCCCTGCTGTCGGCGCTCGAAGCGAGCCTCGCCGCGACGCTGGCTAGTATTGAGAAACCGGTGCTGGTGCTTGCCCCGCATGACGGCTTGCAGGCCGAAAGTCGCGCCGCCGCCAGCGCAATCCGCGATGCCGCGCTAATCGAGCTGCCCGATCATGCCTATGGCCTGTTCGACGTAGCACCTGCCATTGTTGCGGCCCCGGTGCTGGCATTCCTTGATCGCTAG
- a CDS encoding TonB-dependent receptor → MALPVTAQAQESGSDEAEQRAAGSPVIVVTARKREEDLIDVPLSITALGSEEIAEAGIDNIADVALQTPGFSFRQGFGRTGGGDGGASVRPAIRGMSNILGAPNAGFFVDGIFVSGNITSYQLENLERVEVIRGPQAALYGRQTFAGAVNFVTRKPDDTLRAGVKLTLGQYDHQEISGYVSTPLQEGVAALEVNGRYYSFGGDYRNADNGKRDINDQQSWNVGAKFRLTPSDNFEAILGVAYGEDRDKGYATYKVGSNNLNCFLPITNVLTPVFGIPRSTTRSRGYFCGEVEQPDTLAYNNDELEQLGYRGLTRDYFRSDLTMNYFFDSGWQLTSITAYNGSENINGFDNDLVAKTNPSLTIGGSSTHDFSQNVRLLSPQEGRLRGLVGAYYYRQRDGEGFDVNTTWTVTGGAPNPALGDIYRFDSDDGVNNWAVYGMVEFDLTDRLTMSAEARYQEDKIFASIESNGNSAAITPATGQRDETYTAFLPRFTARYELTPDWNLYAAVAKGNKPGGFNDLPTNIVQSFLDDFIADGIETFDEEQVWSYEVGTKGLIPGTNLAFNVAGFYLDWTSQQLTQSQPYQQLNGSFTTTPFIVNAGASEIKGLEMELFGSLTDWFDIRLGYSYNDATFKDFYDENTEELLDTDGRPSFLDADFTIPNPADVDGPNGQVAGNRLPQTPVHQLNASGTLRFPVGNNVELFLRNDLMYESNRYAQVHNLTRTGDSYNWNIRAGAEFGDITVTAFVDNVLEDQTPLVITRLFDFNRTLLVPDPVRTFAGRPARLTFYRDYIVGAPRKRQFGVTVSWRY, encoded by the coding sequence GTGGCTTTGCCGGTAACTGCTCAGGCGCAGGAAAGCGGTTCCGATGAAGCCGAACAGAGGGCGGCTGGCTCCCCTGTCATTGTCGTCACCGCACGCAAGCGCGAGGAAGACCTGATCGATGTGCCGCTCTCGATCACCGCGCTCGGCAGCGAGGAAATCGCTGAGGCGGGGATCGACAACATCGCCGATGTCGCGTTGCAGACGCCGGGCTTTTCGTTCCGCCAGGGCTTTGGTCGCACTGGCGGCGGCGATGGCGGGGCCAGCGTGCGGCCTGCGATCCGCGGCATGTCGAACATCCTTGGCGCGCCGAATGCGGGCTTCTTCGTCGATGGTATCTTCGTTTCTGGCAATATCACCAGCTACCAGCTGGAAAACCTTGAACGGGTCGAGGTGATCCGCGGCCCGCAGGCGGCGCTCTATGGCCGCCAGACCTTTGCCGGGGCAGTGAACTTCGTCACCCGCAAGCCTGACGACACGCTGCGCGCTGGCGTCAAACTGACGCTTGGCCAGTACGATCATCAGGAGATTTCAGGATATGTCTCCACTCCGCTACAGGAAGGGGTCGCCGCGCTGGAGGTGAACGGGCGCTATTACAGTTTCGGCGGCGACTATCGCAATGCAGACAACGGCAAACGCGATATCAATGACCAGCAAAGCTGGAACGTGGGCGCCAAGTTCCGCCTGACGCCGAGTGACAATTTCGAGGCTATCCTGGGCGTCGCCTATGGTGAAGACCGCGACAAGGGCTATGCCACCTACAAGGTCGGATCGAACAATCTCAACTGCTTCCTGCCGATCACCAATGTCCTGACTCCTGTGTTCGGGATCCCGCGCAGCACGACGCGGTCGCGCGGCTATTTCTGTGGCGAAGTCGAACAGCCCGATACGCTGGCCTACAACAATGACGAGCTCGAGCAGCTCGGCTATCGCGGGTTGACGCGCGATTATTTCCGCAGCGACCTGACGATGAATTACTTCTTCGACAGCGGCTGGCAGCTGACCTCGATCACGGCCTACAACGGATCGGAAAACATCAACGGCTTCGACAATGACCTTGTCGCAAAGACGAACCCCAGCCTGACAATCGGCGGCAGCTCGACGCATGACTTCAGCCAGAATGTGCGCCTGCTTTCGCCACAGGAAGGCCGCCTGCGTGGCTTGGTTGGCGCCTATTACTACCGCCAGCGGGATGGCGAAGGCTTCGATGTCAACACCACATGGACGGTAACCGGCGGCGCGCCCAACCCCGCGTTGGGCGACATCTATCGCTTCGACTCTGACGACGGCGTCAACAACTGGGCCGTCTACGGCATGGTCGAATTCGATCTGACCGACAGGCTGACGATGAGCGCCGAAGCGCGTTATCAGGAAGACAAGATCTTCGCTTCGATCGAAAGCAACGGCAATAGCGCGGCGATCACCCCGGCAACCGGGCAACGTGACGAAACCTACACTGCCTTCCTGCCACGCTTTACCGCTCGGTATGAGCTGACACCCGACTGGAACCTTTATGCCGCCGTGGCCAAGGGCAACAAGCCGGGTGGCTTCAACGATTTGCCGACCAATATCGTCCAGTCATTCCTCGACGATTTCATTGCGGACGGGATCGAGACCTTCGATGAGGAACAGGTCTGGTCTTACGAAGTCGGCACCAAGGGGCTGATCCCCGGTACCAATCTGGCCTTCAACGTGGCGGGCTTCTATCTTGACTGGACCAGCCAGCAGCTGACCCAGTCGCAGCCCTATCAGCAGCTCAATGGCAGCTTCACCACTACTCCGTTCATCGTCAATGCCGGCGCTTCGGAGATCAAGGGGCTGGAAATGGAACTGTTCGGCAGCCTGACTGACTGGTTCGATATCCGCCTCGGCTATTCCTACAACGATGCCACGTTCAAGGATTTCTATGACGAGAATACCGAGGAACTGCTCGACACCGATGGTCGTCCGAGTTTCCTTGATGCGGACTTCACCATCCCCAACCCGGCAGATGTTGACGGTCCGAACGGCCAGGTTGCCGGAAACCGGTTGCCGCAAACCCCTGTTCACCAGCTCAATGCGTCAGGCACCCTGCGCTTCCCGGTGGGCAACAATGTCGAATTGTTCCTGCGCAATGACCTGATGTACGAAAGCAATCGCTATGCGCAGGTCCACAACCTCACGCGCACAGGTGACAGCTATAACTGGAATATCCGCGCCGGTGCCGAATTCGGCGACATCACTGTCACAGCCTTTGTCGACAATGTGCTGGAAGACCAGACGCCGCTGGTGATCACGCGCCTGTTCGACTTCAATCGTACCCTGCTGGTACCGGATCCGGTGCGTACCTTTGCCGGACGTCCGGCGCGCCTGACCTTCTATCGCGACTATATTGTCGGTGCCCCGCGCAAGCGGCAGTTCGGCGTGACTGTAAGCTGGCGTTACTGA